A single genomic interval of Geminocystis sp. NIES-3708 harbors:
- a CDS encoding DUF3987 domain-containing protein, whose translation MIAGNVGSFTLFDLYSQHRFAVCKNKEYFEKGWQKGKSYDYCQEQLSIGKANGYGLLTGEFNGCGIVAIDFDGDSADQPAKGIGSWLLNQDSMRWTSGKKGHYQTAYRIPKKHLGLWSNERKADLKSYKGYNTINLDHLEIRYKGCASVIPPSVHPETDYYKWIKEIPPRELSDQESFALLNTFYKLEFNNELSNDDELKMIESAIEYIPNENYDDWITVGMALASHGDLFDIWDNWSMTSDKYKANEMMTKWQSFKGSSITLGTLFHLAKYNGFDQRIWMRENLKRNVTRIKRSYDNSDNEISENFLPKVFSEMVDRLADPIMSEDDRQLQIGQFCAQNKISSNLLQKAIDARIKANERTIELENINNDLSNLMSVPNELLNLNYLFGDYFAELIISAAAQIPTNPDAVVTGLLPVLSSVIGTRSRIIVNAKSRYIVPFILRTMIVARSGAKKSPTLRLAIDPLMDKNIDEYQRYKHELEYWQQSDSDEPKPVLRRFIVQDSTFDGLIKTHSENLNGFLCYVDELSGYFKRMNKFYNGDDIQRDLELYEGKPLIKTRASDDSNVFLERTAISTVGTIQEVMLRQILATKDDLSGVSARWLIWAGKMPLGKLVTRDDTENNFSETLRDLLNILIHQNINSDLLIDDQAYELFRQWQHSIMDSLQQISLPQLENKYSKIESDVIKFAGILHFLSMHIQPNLITNELIINSEIMARAIELGNYYLRHFAYILNKCQDDVIDSQLLKILELVEKKGEITSVDIKRYIWEFKNTPINEVNQLLLSLITLKKVDQVPTKKGIRIKSL comes from the coding sequence GCTGTATGCAAAAATAAAGAATACTTTGAGAAGGGTTGGCAAAAAGGCAAGTCTTACGACTATTGTCAAGAACAGTTAAGCATTGGTAAAGCAAATGGCTATGGATTGTTGACAGGTGAATTTAACGGCTGTGGAATTGTTGCCATAGATTTTGATGGTGATAGTGCCGATCAACCAGCTAAGGGTATTGGTTCATGGTTACTCAATCAAGATAGTATGCGTTGGACAAGTGGCAAAAAAGGACATTATCAGACTGCTTATCGAATACCAAAAAAACACTTAGGTTTATGGAGCAACGAGCGTAAAGCCGACCTAAAAAGCTACAAAGGATATAACACTATCAATCTCGATCATCTTGAAATTCGGTACAAAGGATGTGCTAGTGTAATTCCTCCTTCCGTACATCCTGAAACTGATTATTACAAATGGATTAAGGAAATCCCACCCCGTGAATTATCGGATCAGGAATCTTTTGCTCTATTAAATACTTTTTACAAACTTGAATTTAATAATGAGTTGTCTAATGATGATGAACTCAAAATGATAGAGAGTGCAATCGAGTATATCCCAAATGAAAATTATGATGATTGGATCACTGTAGGCATGGCATTAGCTAGTCATGGTGATTTATTCGACATTTGGGATAACTGGTCAATGACAAGTGATAAATATAAGGCAAATGAAATGATGACTAAGTGGCAATCATTTAAAGGTAGTTCCATTACATTAGGAACATTATTCCACTTGGCAAAATACAACGGCTTCGATCAACGTATATGGATGCGCGAAAACTTAAAACGGAATGTTACTCGAATTAAGCGGAGTTACGATAATTCTGATAATGAAATATCTGAGAACTTTTTGCCTAAAGTATTTTCGGAAATGGTGGATCGACTAGCAGATCCTATTATGTCAGAAGATGATAGACAACTTCAAATAGGTCAATTTTGCGCACAGAATAAGATTAGTAGTAATTTGCTACAAAAGGCTATAGACGCACGAATAAAAGCCAATGAGAGAACTATTGAACTTGAAAATATTAACAATGATTTAAGTAATTTAATGTCAGTTCCGAATGAACTATTAAACTTGAATTATCTTTTTGGGGATTATTTTGCAGAATTAATTATTAGCGCCGCCGCCCAAATTCCTACTAATCCTGATGCTGTAGTAACTGGTTTATTACCCGTTTTAAGTTCCGTTATTGGTACTAGATCAAGAATAATAGTAAATGCTAAAAGTCGTTATATCGTGCCTTTCATTTTACGCACTATGATTGTTGCTCGATCAGGTGCAAAAAAATCTCCTACTCTTCGACTAGCAATTGATCCTCTCATGGATAAAAATATAGATGAATACCAACGATATAAACACGAATTAGAGTATTGGCAACAATCAGATAGTGATGAACCTAAACCAGTGTTAAGAAGATTTATCGTGCAAGATTCTACCTTTGATGGCTTAATCAAAACTCATTCGGAAAATCTCAACGGCTTCTTATGCTATGTAGATGAATTATCAGGGTATTTCAAAAGAATGAATAAATTTTACAATGGTGATGACATCCAAAGGGACTTAGAGTTGTATGAGGGTAAACCATTGATAAAAACCCGTGCTAGTGACGATAGTAACGTCTTTTTGGAACGGACTGCTATTTCTACCGTTGGCACAATTCAGGAGGTAATGTTGCGTCAAATTTTAGCGACAAAAGATGATTTATCAGGTGTTAGCGCCCGTTGGTTAATTTGGGCAGGAAAAATGCCATTAGGCAAGTTAGTAACCCGTGATGATACGGAAAACAATTTTTCTGAGACATTAAGAGATTTGTTAAATATCTTGATCCACCAAAATATTAATAGTGATCTACTCATTGATGATCAAGCATATGAATTATTTAGACAGTGGCAACATTCAATCATGGATAGTTTACAACAAATATCTTTGCCTCAACTCGAAAATAAATACTCAAAAATTGAGAGTGATGTTATTAAGTTTGCTGGTATCTTACATTTTCTGTCCATGCACATTCAACCAAATTTAATTACCAATGAATTAATTATTAATTCTGAAATTATGGCACGGGCGATCGAGCTTGGTAATTATTATTTAAGACATTTTGCCTATATTTTAAACAAGTGCCAAGATGATGTGATTGATAGCCAACTGCTAAAAATTCTTGAGTTGGTAGAGAAGAAAGGAGAGATTACCAGTGTTGATATAAAGAGGTATATTTGGGAGTTTAAAAATACTCCTATCAATGAAGTAAACCAATTATTATTATCCCTAATCACATTAAAAAAGGTTGATCAAGTGCCAACGAAAAAAGGAATTAGAATTAAATCTTTGTAA